A region from the Arthrobacter gengyunqii genome encodes:
- a CDS encoding shikimate kinase has product MSRSPALVLIGPAAAGKTSVGGLVAIRLGRPFVDLDDVGEHYYAEVGWSIGRLLERSRHLGRVAAEREWEPARAHAVRRVLEDYPDSVLALGAGHTSYMDAACFARVSAALAGVPTVALLLPSPDRPAALAELRGRSLASKGTDWISAGHDFLAEWHDDAGTRLLATDVVFTMGSTPAETAEQLAAVVLALQEAAADTPDSARVRYAVNSSESRSKSP; this is encoded by the coding sequence ATGTCCCGCTCCCCTGCCCTTGTCCTGATAGGCCCTGCTGCCGCGGGAAAGACCAGCGTCGGCGGGCTGGTTGCGATTAGGTTGGGAAGGCCGTTTGTGGACCTCGACGACGTCGGTGAACACTATTACGCAGAAGTGGGCTGGAGCATCGGGCGGCTCCTGGAGCGCAGCCGGCATCTGGGCCGGGTCGCGGCCGAGCGGGAGTGGGAGCCTGCCCGTGCGCATGCGGTCCGCCGGGTTCTTGAGGATTATCCGGACTCTGTCCTGGCGCTCGGTGCAGGCCATACCTCATACATGGATGCGGCGTGTTTTGCCCGAGTGTCCGCGGCTTTGGCGGGTGTGCCCACCGTGGCTCTGCTCCTGCCCTCGCCTGACCGACCCGCGGCACTGGCGGAACTGCGGGGACGATCGCTGGCATCCAAGGGTACGGACTGGATATCCGCCGGGCATGATTTCCTTGCGGAATGGCACGACGACGCCGGCACCCGACTGTTGGCGACCGACGTCGTCTTTACGATGGGGAGTACACCTGCGGAGACTGCTGAACAGTTGGCAGCGGTTGTTCTGGCCCTTCAGGAGGCAGCAGCAGACACACCGGACTCTGCCCGCGTGAGGTATGCCGTGAATTCGTCCGAGTCCAGGTCCAAATCTCCGTAA
- a CDS encoding NADPH-dependent F420 reductase translates to MATLGIIGSGNIGSAVARLAVAAGMNVVIANSRGPETLTDLVAELGPLAQAGTAEDAAKLGDAVVLSIPLSAVSGLPDGLLDGKIVLDTSNYYPSRDGRIAELDDSTVTTSELVQSQLPGAQYVKAFNNILAHHIPLLARPSGSADRSALPVASDNPAAKAEAEALIDALGYDVVDAGTLADSWRFEPDSSGYTRLYLADAGTPDDQLMTSVPGTTPKTKVESALKSASRVNVAERVF, encoded by the coding sequence GTGGCAACATTGGGAATTATCGGAAGCGGAAACATCGGATCCGCGGTCGCACGGCTCGCGGTTGCGGCGGGCATGAACGTTGTCATTGCCAACTCGCGGGGACCCGAAACGCTGACGGACCTGGTCGCCGAACTGGGCCCGCTGGCCCAGGCCGGAACGGCGGAGGACGCAGCGAAACTCGGCGACGCCGTCGTGCTTTCCATTCCGCTGAGCGCGGTCTCCGGCCTTCCCGACGGGTTGCTGGACGGCAAGATCGTCCTGGACACCAGCAATTACTACCCGTCCCGGGACGGGCGCATTGCTGAGCTTGATGACAGCACGGTGACCACGAGCGAACTGGTACAGAGCCAGCTTCCCGGAGCGCAGTACGTCAAGGCCTTCAATAACATCCTGGCCCACCACATTCCGCTGCTGGCCCGCCCTTCCGGGTCCGCAGACCGCTCCGCACTCCCCGTTGCGTCCGACAATCCGGCCGCAAAGGCTGAGGCGGAGGCGCTCATCGACGCGCTGGGCTACGATGTGGTCGACGCCGGCACCCTTGCCGACAGCTGGCGGTTTGAGCCGGACTCCTCGGGCTACACCCGCCTCTACCTCGCGGATGCCGGAACGCCCGACGACCAGCTGATGACCTCGGTTCCGGGCACAACGCCCAAGACGAAGGTCGAGTCCGCGCTGAAGTCCGCCTCCCGGGTGAACGTGGCCGAGCGCGTCTTCTAA
- a CDS encoding Vms1/Ankzf1 family peptidyl-tRNA hydrolase, which yields MTEKLHKFADLYRKSGPWCVAYVDAGAGGVEGMEAAEARPGNVRNAAAAQGAPPADLAVLETAVDPARGVPGPVSRFVLVRDGNVELNELLPGPLVTPKQIHVGPVPDLLPLFKHRPDEFPYLVADVSREGGEIRLEYVGRPGVSVEDVAGSTEDIHKLSAGTWGQDKMQRRTEEVWRRNADEVAAQIDRIVDASGVRLIVLAGDVRARGLVQDQLAEAHKPLVSMLDSHTRTAGPHQDSFEDRVRELIALRWAAEQDQIMDRLALQQGQANPESAAGIGAVVHALQQAQVDVLILNDKALADRTLLALGAEPWVATAEEQALGAEVLGKVPASAALLRAASLTDASLLLVPNGVLPGGGDVAALLRWQTGPNAPGGNASLP from the coding sequence ATGACGGAGAAGCTCCACAAATTTGCGGATCTATATCGGAAATCCGGTCCCTGGTGCGTTGCCTATGTCGACGCCGGAGCCGGGGGCGTCGAAGGCATGGAAGCCGCAGAAGCCCGTCCCGGAAACGTCCGGAACGCCGCGGCCGCGCAAGGCGCTCCGCCCGCGGACCTGGCAGTCCTCGAAACCGCAGTGGACCCGGCCCGCGGCGTGCCCGGACCCGTGTCCCGGTTTGTCCTGGTCCGGGACGGCAACGTGGAGCTGAACGAGCTTTTGCCGGGGCCGCTGGTCACCCCGAAACAAATCCATGTGGGACCGGTGCCCGATCTGCTGCCGCTGTTCAAGCACCGCCCGGACGAGTTCCCATACCTTGTTGCCGATGTGTCCCGGGAGGGCGGGGAAATCCGGCTGGAGTACGTTGGCCGTCCCGGCGTCAGCGTGGAGGACGTTGCGGGCTCCACCGAGGACATCCACAAACTGTCCGCCGGCACGTGGGGGCAGGACAAGATGCAGCGCCGGACCGAAGAAGTCTGGCGCCGGAATGCGGACGAGGTGGCCGCGCAGATTGACCGCATAGTGGACGCCAGCGGGGTGCGGCTGATCGTGCTGGCCGGAGATGTCCGCGCCCGCGGCCTGGTCCAGGATCAACTGGCAGAGGCCCATAAGCCGCTGGTCAGCATGCTCGACTCCCACACCCGCACGGCGGGACCGCACCAGGACAGTTTCGAGGACCGGGTCCGGGAACTGATTGCGCTTCGATGGGCGGCCGAGCAGGACCAGATCATGGACCGCCTCGCCCTGCAGCAGGGGCAGGCCAATCCCGAATCGGCCGCGGGCATCGGCGCAGTGGTGCACGCACTCCAACAGGCTCAGGTGGACGTGCTGATCCTGAACGACAAGGCGCTCGCGGACCGGACGCTGCTGGCCCTCGGCGCCGAGCCATGGGTGGCAACGGCCGAGGAACAGGCCCTGGGGGCCGAAGTGCTGGGCAAGGTCCCGGCGTCGGCTGCGCTGCTGCGTGCGGCGTCCCTGACGGACGCGAGCCTGCTGCTTGTGCCTAACGGTGTGCTTCCGGGCGGCGGCGACGTCGCGGCTCTGCTGCGCTGGCAGACCGGCCCCAACGCTCCCGGAGGCAATGCATCCCTGCCGTAG
- a CDS encoding DUF4386 domain-containing protein produces the protein MQTSHRTARTAGSLFLLTFVSAIAGAALYAPLLADPDYVTGSGADTRVLLGAVCELVLIIANIGTAVVLFPVLRRHSETAAVGYVAARIMECALIAVGILSVLTVVTLRQTTGADADEYLPVARALVALHGWTFLLGPGFVVGIGNGLLLGFLMYRSHLVPRPMALFGLIGGPLMSLSGLAVLFGAYEQSSVPSALATLPEIIWEASLGIYLTAVGFRRPRPVRAFSPTGNVDAGA, from the coding sequence ATGCAGACCTCTCACCGCACGGCCCGGACCGCCGGGTCCCTCTTTCTCCTCACCTTCGTCTCGGCCATTGCCGGGGCCGCGCTGTATGCGCCGCTGCTCGCGGACCCGGACTACGTCACCGGTTCCGGTGCCGATACGCGGGTCCTGCTCGGCGCCGTCTGCGAACTGGTGCTGATCATCGCGAACATCGGCACCGCCGTCGTACTGTTTCCCGTCCTCCGCCGGCACAGCGAGACCGCTGCAGTCGGCTATGTTGCGGCCCGGATCATGGAGTGCGCCCTGATTGCCGTCGGAATCCTCAGCGTGCTCACCGTGGTGACGCTGCGGCAGACCACCGGCGCCGACGCCGATGAGTACCTGCCCGTAGCGCGGGCGCTGGTGGCGCTGCACGGCTGGACCTTCCTGCTCGGACCGGGGTTCGTGGTGGGCATCGGAAACGGGCTGCTGCTCGGGTTCCTGATGTACCGCTCGCATCTGGTGCCGCGGCCGATGGCTTTATTCGGCCTGATCGGCGGTCCACTCATGTCGCTGTCCGGCCTTGCCGTGCTTTTCGGTGCCTATGAACAGTCCTCGGTTCCCTCTGCGCTGGCCACCCTTCCGGAGATTATCTGGGAAGCGTCGCTGGGTATTTACCTGACGGCGGTCGGCTTCCGACGGCCGCGCCCGGTCCGTGCCTTCAGCCCGACGGGAAACGTTGACGCCGGCGCGTAG
- a CDS encoding TetR/AcrR family transcriptional regulator C-terminal domain-containing protein, producing the protein MGQVPKARQEEPSARRQRLNRSAVLRAGVVLADQVGIDGFTMRTLAEKLGVVPMALYKHVANKQELLEGMVDLVWAEVTEPEGGYGWKQAMRDRAVSLRAALFRHRWAVGRMEAAGRPGPENLRQHNALLGCLRENGFSFRTTVHVTSLLDAYVYGFALQQETLSFETPEESAEAAAATRDAESAEAAARYPYLLEVVEELAKEGYDYDTEFAVGLDVLLDGIEVLRGSWRDG; encoded by the coding sequence GTGGGACAGGTACCGAAGGCACGGCAGGAGGAACCGTCCGCCCGCCGCCAGCGCCTGAACCGGAGCGCCGTGCTGCGCGCCGGCGTCGTCCTGGCCGACCAGGTGGGGATCGACGGTTTCACCATGCGCACGTTGGCGGAGAAACTCGGTGTGGTGCCGATGGCGCTGTACAAGCATGTGGCGAACAAGCAGGAACTGCTCGAGGGCATGGTGGACCTGGTCTGGGCGGAGGTCACGGAGCCGGAGGGCGGGTACGGCTGGAAGCAGGCCATGCGGGACCGTGCTGTCTCCCTCCGGGCCGCACTGTTCAGGCACCGCTGGGCGGTGGGGCGGATGGAGGCGGCCGGCCGGCCGGGGCCGGAGAACCTGCGCCAACACAACGCGCTGCTGGGCTGCCTAAGGGAGAACGGATTCTCCTTCCGGACCACCGTCCACGTCACCAGCCTGCTGGACGCCTACGTGTACGGCTTCGCGCTGCAGCAGGAGACCCTGTCCTTCGAGACCCCGGAGGAGTCGGCCGAGGCCGCCGCTGCCACCCGCGATGCTGAGTCGGCGGAGGCTGCTGCCCGGTATCCGTACCTGCTCGAAGTGGTGGAGGAGCTGGCTAAGGAGGGCTACGACTACGACACCGAGTTCGCCGTCGGGCTGGACGTTCTGCTGGATGGCATCGAGGTTCTGCGGGGTTCCTGGCGCGACGGCTAG
- a CDS encoding HNH endonuclease signature motif containing protein — protein MYEAEPGTAGSPPAEHDPAQVSHLGPTYREGFTGSLALQSADSLTQDEAGVVLSRLDALMRWAQAQQAKTLHRMETVFRDDLLEDIGREDPGLTFSLAAEEAAAILCLPTNTAKMLMSDAGRLCSTHMATLAGLEAGTLSYGHVQTVLDQSQNVPEAELASFEKDLLAVAVAGQTSSQFRVKARRMRETTYPETINARHKTAFEQRRVCLAPDEDGMSWLSALLPAARAQLIYTQLTTAARGEQAAGDPRRVDELRADILADLLDGGERDGREGADTVADAAAESRDRGASSTQRGPVNAGSESATSGSKARARTEILVLITAETLFGADEQPAELHGYGPISPETARRLARQAAHWTAVERHPGTDEILRVGRRRKVPAGLQRWLRARDGTCRFPGCRTNAVISELDHTKPWSHGGTTDHDNLEHLCRRDHMFKTRGFWKARQHSPGIIEWTSPGGRTYRTDPHLSLAPSLTSRQANRGNSPAPWQPENQVDPIGLTVSGIADPPDYEGDPPPF, from the coding sequence GTGTACGAGGCCGAGCCAGGTACTGCCGGGAGCCCTCCTGCCGAGCACGATCCCGCGCAGGTCTCGCACCTCGGCCCCACCTACCGTGAGGGGTTCACTGGGTCCCTGGCCCTGCAATCGGCTGACTCACTGACTCAGGACGAAGCCGGGGTGGTGTTGTCCCGGTTGGATGCCTTGATGCGGTGGGCTCAGGCCCAGCAAGCGAAGACGCTGCACCGGATGGAGACCGTCTTCCGCGATGACCTACTGGAAGACATTGGCCGAGAGGATCCGGGACTGACGTTCAGTCTTGCCGCGGAGGAAGCTGCCGCGATCCTATGCCTGCCCACCAACACCGCGAAGATGCTGATGAGTGACGCCGGACGGTTGTGTTCCACCCACATGGCAACCCTGGCCGGCCTGGAAGCGGGCACCCTCAGTTACGGGCATGTGCAGACGGTGCTGGACCAGTCCCAGAATGTCCCCGAGGCTGAGCTGGCGAGCTTTGAAAAGGATCTGTTGGCGGTTGCGGTGGCGGGTCAGACGTCGTCCCAGTTCCGGGTGAAGGCCCGCCGCATGCGGGAAACCACTTATCCGGAAACCATCAATGCCCGGCACAAGACAGCGTTTGAGCAGCGCCGGGTCTGTTTGGCACCGGATGAGGATGGGATGTCGTGGTTGTCGGCGTTGTTGCCGGCTGCTAGGGCCCAGCTGATTTATACGCAGCTGACGACCGCTGCGCGGGGTGAGCAGGCTGCCGGGGACCCCCGAAGAGTTGATGAGCTGCGGGCGGACATCCTCGCTGACCTCCTCGACGGTGGAGAGCGTGACGGCAGAGAGGGCGCGGATACGGTCGCGGATGCCGCCGCGGAATCACGCGACCGAGGTGCGAGCAGTACCCAGAGAGGCCCTGTTAATGCTGGCAGCGAGTCTGCCACCAGCGGCAGCAAGGCCCGGGCTCGCACCGAAATCCTGGTCCTCATCACCGCAGAAACTCTCTTCGGAGCTGACGAACAGCCCGCCGAGCTGCACGGGTACGGGCCCATCAGCCCGGAGACGGCCCGCAGGCTCGCCCGGCAGGCAGCACACTGGACAGCGGTGGAACGTCACCCGGGCACCGACGAGATTTTGCGGGTCGGACGGCGTCGGAAGGTTCCGGCGGGGCTGCAGCGGTGGCTCCGGGCCCGCGACGGAACCTGCCGGTTCCCCGGCTGCCGGACCAACGCCGTGATCTCTGAGCTCGACCACACCAAACCCTGGTCCCACGGCGGAACCACCGACCACGACAACTTGGAACACCTCTGCCGGCGGGACCACATGTTCAAAACCCGCGGCTTCTGGAAAGCCCGACAACACTCACCGGGAATCATCGAGTGGACGTCACCGGGAGGCCGAACTTACCGCACCGACCCTCACCTCAGCCTGGCCCCTAGCTTGACCTCAAGACAGGCGAACCGAGGCAACAGTCCCGCCCCTTGGCAACCAGAGAACCAAGTCGACCCGATAGGGCTAACTGTGTCCGGCATCGCGGACCCGCCAGACTACGAAGGCGATCCTCCACCCTTTTAG
- a CDS encoding universal stress protein: MSNPKPQVLVGVVTGSTVASVVKEAAAFAEQFRADLICANVDDSSDKVEERPDGSVVSVPINPDLPFEETEVFDPELRAEIAEILDSRPVTWSVRALAGGPGQELARLAGELDVLMIVVGTRESGIRGEAERFLNGSVAVHLAHHQHRPVVMVPQHPVIDDADLPWKREK, translated from the coding sequence ATGTCTAACCCCAAACCTCAGGTTCTGGTTGGTGTCGTAACCGGAAGTACTGTTGCCTCGGTGGTCAAGGAAGCGGCAGCGTTCGCCGAGCAGTTCCGGGCAGATTTGATTTGCGCCAACGTAGACGACTCCAGCGACAAGGTTGAGGAACGGCCTGACGGTTCGGTGGTGTCTGTACCCATCAACCCGGACTTGCCTTTTGAAGAGACCGAGGTTTTTGATCCTGAGCTGCGTGCAGAGATCGCGGAAATCCTAGACTCACGGCCCGTGACATGGTCCGTCCGCGCGCTGGCGGGTGGCCCCGGGCAGGAGCTTGCCCGACTGGCAGGCGAGCTGGACGTGCTCATGATTGTGGTTGGAACACGCGAATCCGGTATCCGGGGTGAAGCTGAAAGGTTCCTCAACGGCTCCGTCGCGGTGCATCTCGCCCACCACCAACACCGCCCGGTTGTAATGGTCCCTCAACACCCGGTCATCGACGATGCTGACCTACCCTGGAAAAGGGAGAAATAA
- a CDS encoding DUF4192 family protein has product MAVKAGYRLGETFRLHQKRRFAQSECSALRCASGCGQGSSVAPPADRSTTSFAAVLRIIRARSGPSSTAPQASPAGKKQRGRGQLLDHRAAWYEAVGTQPDEAATIQLVSYLQVKALRDRIMADMINPAEDEGTYRAVFMGQHPERPDWSRVDACEVLLVQLLAYTPAADRAPLFSALGWLAWYKGKGSLAAAYLAKALESEPGYRLAELLDEMLRTGLLAKTATNASTAYKRGNHS; this is encoded by the coding sequence ATGGCGGTCAAAGCAGGCTACAGGCTAGGGGAAACATTCAGGCTGCATCAAAAGCGGCGCTTCGCTCAATCAGAATGTTCTGCGCTGCGCTGCGCTTCGGGCTGTGGCCAGGGCTCCTCCGTCGCCCCCCCGGCTGATCGTTCTACGACGTCTTTTGCTGCTGTCCTTCGGATCATACGTGCCCGCTCCGGCCCGTCTAGCACAGCTCCGCAAGCTTCGCCAGCAGGCAAAAAACAACGGGGGAGAGGCCAACTGCTGGACCACCGCGCCGCTTGGTACGAGGCTGTAGGCACCCAGCCGGACGAAGCAGCAACGATCCAGCTGGTTTCTTACTTGCAGGTCAAAGCGCTTCGGGACCGGATTATGGCCGACATGATCAATCCCGCTGAGGACGAAGGCACCTACCGGGCTGTTTTCATGGGACAGCACCCCGAACGCCCGGACTGGTCACGGGTGGACGCGTGCGAGGTCCTGCTAGTCCAGCTGCTGGCCTACACGCCCGCCGCGGACCGTGCCCCGCTCTTTAGCGCTCTTGGTTGGCTGGCTTGGTACAAGGGGAAAGGGTCCTTAGCCGCGGCCTATCTGGCCAAGGCGCTGGAATCCGAACCGGGCTACAGGCTGGCGGAACTGCTGGACGAAATGCTTCGAACCGGCCTGCTGGCCAAAACGGCCACCAACGCCAGCACCGCCTACAAGAGAGGAAACCACAGCTAG
- a CDS encoding GNAT family N-acetyltransferase, giving the protein MSLLVRPSTTLHAAWLEAYEEWGDGLHEDGFGLCEAEEVGSPEAFSAFVNRLRAQEASAGDDGCTFRWIVQAGKVLGGIALRHESTPDVDVIGHVGYGLRPSARGRGLAVAALQEMLAVAKARSMNRVLLACFVDNIASVKTIERCGGVLDSIVATSQGEVGRYAIKLSQP; this is encoded by the coding sequence ATGTCTCTCCTCGTCCGTCCTTCGACCACGCTTCACGCGGCCTGGCTCGAGGCATACGAGGAATGGGGCGATGGGCTTCACGAGGATGGCTTCGGTCTGTGTGAGGCTGAAGAGGTTGGATCGCCCGAAGCATTCAGCGCATTCGTCAACCGGCTCCGTGCCCAGGAGGCGTCGGCTGGCGACGACGGGTGCACCTTTCGGTGGATCGTCCAGGCTGGCAAAGTCCTCGGCGGAATCGCTCTGCGCCACGAATCAACGCCGGATGTGGACGTGATTGGGCATGTGGGTTACGGGCTGCGGCCGTCAGCCAGGGGTCGTGGTCTCGCAGTTGCCGCGCTTCAGGAAATGCTGGCTGTCGCGAAGGCCCGCAGCATGAATCGAGTACTGCTTGCCTGTTTCGTGGACAACATAGCCTCGGTGAAGACCATAGAACGCTGCGGAGGCGTTCTGGATAGCATCGTTGCGACGAGTCAGGGAGAAGTTGGACGCTACGCAATCAAGCTTTCGCAGCCTTGA
- the crcB gene encoding fluoride efflux transporter CrcB, with translation MTPGIFLLLALAGGVGAVVRFMLDGFIRAHQKSSFAWATTIINVSGSLVLGFLTGLTIEHLVSTDVSIVIGTGFLGGYTTFSTASYETVQLMKKGRYGASFVSGIVMLVLSVAAAVIGLWAGVEL, from the coding sequence ATGACCCCCGGAATCTTCCTGTTGCTTGCCCTGGCCGGCGGTGTGGGCGCCGTGGTGCGGTTCATGCTGGACGGATTCATCCGAGCCCACCAAAAGTCATCCTTTGCGTGGGCGACGACGATCATCAACGTCTCCGGTTCCCTAGTGCTCGGCTTTCTCACCGGCCTCACCATCGAGCACCTGGTGTCAACCGATGTCAGCATCGTGATCGGCACCGGGTTCCTCGGCGGCTATACGACGTTCAGCACCGCGAGCTACGAGACGGTGCAGCTGATGAAAAAGGGCCGCTACGGTGCGTCATTTGTCAGCGGTATTGTCATGCTCGTGCTTTCCGTAGCCGCTGCTGTGATCGGCCTCTGGGCGGGCGTGGAGCTGTAG
- a CDS encoding aldo/keto reductase, with protein sequence MILNETYILADGRPIPKLGLGTWFIEDGSAAQAVKDAVSLGYRNIDTAQAYGNERGVGEGIRSSGTPREELFVSSKLAAEIKDYSDAVAAIDGSLAVMGLDYLDLMLIHSPQPWNDWRGGSYAEGNREAWRALEEAQQAGKLRSIGVSNFQQQDLENILSVCTVAPQVNQVLVHVGNTPEELIAYCTEKDILIEAYSPIAHGEMLKNTDVSAMAERYSVTVPQLCIRYTLQLGTVSLPKTSNPEHMRSNAEVDFVISEQDMDALRHQRITDYGRYSKFPVFSGR encoded by the coding sequence ATGATCCTGAATGAGACGTACATCCTGGCTGACGGACGACCGATCCCAAAGCTGGGGCTGGGCACCTGGTTTATCGAGGACGGCAGCGCGGCCCAGGCCGTGAAGGACGCCGTATCGCTGGGCTACCGCAATATCGATACGGCTCAGGCGTACGGCAATGAGCGCGGTGTCGGGGAGGGAATCCGCTCCAGCGGAACGCCGCGGGAAGAGCTGTTCGTGTCCAGCAAGCTCGCGGCAGAGATCAAGGACTATTCGGATGCGGTGGCCGCAATCGACGGATCTCTGGCCGTGATGGGCCTGGATTATCTGGACCTCATGCTCATCCACAGCCCCCAGCCCTGGAACGACTGGCGCGGCGGCTCCTACGCGGAGGGCAACCGGGAAGCTTGGCGTGCGCTCGAAGAAGCTCAGCAGGCAGGCAAGCTGCGCTCCATCGGTGTTTCCAACTTTCAGCAGCAGGACCTGGAGAACATCCTTTCCGTCTGCACCGTTGCGCCGCAGGTCAACCAGGTGCTGGTCCACGTGGGCAACACTCCGGAAGAACTTATTGCCTACTGCACGGAAAAGGACATCCTGATCGAGGCCTACTCCCCCATTGCCCACGGGGAAATGCTGAAGAACACGGACGTCAGCGCCATGGCTGAACGATACTCGGTGACCGTTCCCCAGCTGTGCATCCGCTACACGCTGCAGCTGGGGACGGTGTCACTGCCCAAGACGTCCAACCCGGAGCACATGAGGAGCAACGCCGAAGTCGACTTTGTGATCTCCGAGCAGGACATGGATGCGCTGCGGCACCAACGCATCACCGACTACGGGAGGTACAGCAAGTTTCCCGTCTTCAGCGGCAGATGA
- a CDS encoding fluoride efflux transporter FluC encodes MSTGTRPSYLRWAAIALVFVGGGFGAASREGLSLVIPNLGQVPIAIPIINVVGAFLLGYLYEAVTRLDSARPTGANLKLLLGTGFCGGFTTYSSLATDTAVLFRDGLPGSAVVYALATVIVGAFATWAGIAIATAVNNRSTGPRKDQQEDAT; translated from the coding sequence ATGAGTACCGGCACCCGCCCGTCCTACCTGCGCTGGGCAGCTATCGCACTCGTCTTTGTCGGCGGCGGATTCGGTGCCGCCAGCCGCGAGGGCCTTTCGCTTGTTATCCCCAACCTCGGCCAGGTACCGATCGCCATCCCGATCATCAACGTGGTCGGTGCATTTCTGCTCGGCTACCTCTACGAAGCCGTCACCCGTCTGGACAGTGCGCGCCCCACGGGCGCGAACCTCAAGCTGCTTCTGGGCACCGGATTCTGCGGCGGCTTTACTACCTACAGTTCCCTGGCCACGGACACCGCGGTGCTCTTCCGCGACGGACTGCCGGGCTCCGCGGTGGTCTACGCCCTCGCAACAGTAATCGTGGGTGCCTTTGCCACCTGGGCGGGAATCGCCATTGCGACCGCCGTCAATAACCGCAGCACAGGGCCGCGCAAAGATCAGCAGGAGGATGCGACATGA
- a CDS encoding class I SAM-dependent methyltransferase → MSAADFYTGIIPDVYTALRGATFEAGRYLDFVEQTGQPALELGCGDDGPFLELVRMGFDIDGIDSSQDMLDRCHARAAAENLRITTYRQLMQHLKLPRTYRSIYLAGPTFNLLPDDDAAMQALQGIAGHLQKGGAAMVPLWIPCPTAMEDIGRAREATVVGGATARYTVESEKYDDARRTRRTHTLYELETGSTVERVRREWIIHWHTPEGFTELAHAAGLEVTYGDLDLDSDEFTAYLTRAESGVSAAAS, encoded by the coding sequence ATGAGCGCAGCTGATTTTTACACAGGCATCATTCCCGATGTGTACACCGCGTTGCGAGGTGCAACCTTTGAGGCAGGCCGTTATCTCGATTTCGTGGAGCAGACGGGTCAGCCGGCGCTCGAACTCGGGTGCGGCGACGACGGTCCTTTTCTCGAACTGGTGAGGATGGGTTTCGATATTGATGGGATTGATTCATCGCAGGACATGCTTGACCGCTGCCATGCTCGGGCAGCCGCTGAGAATCTGCGAATCACCACGTACCGCCAACTGATGCAGCATTTGAAGCTGCCGCGCACCTATCGGTCGATATACCTGGCCGGACCGACCTTCAATCTGCTTCCGGACGATGACGCTGCCATGCAGGCGCTCCAGGGGATTGCCGGCCACCTCCAAAAGGGCGGGGCAGCGATGGTGCCGCTGTGGATCCCGTGCCCCACTGCAATGGAGGATATCGGTCGGGCACGCGAAGCCACGGTTGTCGGCGGAGCAACTGCCCGTTACACGGTTGAGTCTGAGAAGTACGACGACGCACGCCGCACTCGCCGCACCCACACGCTCTACGAACTTGAAACGGGCAGCACGGTGGAGCGGGTGCGGCGGGAGTGGATCATTCACTGGCACACTCCTGAGGGGTTTACGGAACTCGCCCACGCTGCAGGGCTCGAGGTCACTTACGGAGATTTGGACCTGGACTCGGACGAATTCACGGCATACCTCACGCGGGCAGAGTCCGGTGTGTCTGCTGCTGCCTCCTGA
- a CDS encoding YunG family protein: MTHTLRELELAFRQSWDLDTTCLTPDALVGWDSKNPAYGQCGPTALVVQDLLGGDLLIADVTGGNEKYEVHYWNRMPGGVEIDLTREQFLPHHEIGEPRVVARPEGGPRAYRQEYKTLRARVLSALAS, translated from the coding sequence ATGACACATACCTTGCGTGAGTTGGAGCTTGCATTCCGTCAGTCCTGGGATCTGGATACCACGTGCCTTACGCCTGATGCACTCGTCGGGTGGGATTCCAAGAACCCGGCGTATGGCCAGTGCGGTCCGACGGCCCTCGTCGTCCAAGACCTGCTGGGTGGGGATCTTCTCATCGCCGACGTAACTGGCGGGAACGAAAAGTATGAAGTCCACTATTGGAACCGAATGCCGGGTGGCGTCGAAATAGACCTAACCCGTGAGCAATTCCTGCCTCACCACGAGATAGGAGAGCCACGTGTCGTGGCGAGGCCCGAGGGAGGCCCCCGCGCGTATCGCCAGGAGTACAAAACGCTTCGTGCAAGAGTGCTTTCCGCACTCGCAAGCTAA